In Dama dama isolate Ldn47 chromosome 10, ASM3311817v1, whole genome shotgun sequence, the sequence GATAGGGGTCTTGCAGTAAAGaccctttaattttaaaaaatctaccctGCAGTTCCCACTGCTCAGAGTTCCCGGCTgggtcctggggtggggagggcctggCTCCCCAGGCAGCACCCCTGGCCTCCGCTTCCCCCCAACCTCCCCCTCACAGGGGCCAGCCCACTGTGGGTTTCCCCTTCCCTGTTGTTACTGGGGCTGCGGTCACAGTGCTGGCCACGCCGCTCGGGGGACGACCCTCAGGGGGCTCAGGGCAGGGGAAGCCCGCCAGCAGGGGGCATGGGGAGCAAATGTGAGAGGGACACAGAGGGGAAGGTGTGCTCCTGCTGAGCGGCTGAGAGCAGGAACtcggcctctctgggcctcagcttccatCCTGGGAACACAGAGCGCCTAGGAGATGAGTCCTTCATGACCTCTGAGGCCCTGGGGTCAACCGGGTCAGACAGGGCTCCCCACCCGTCGCCGCTGAGCGTccacccacctccacctcccaTTCGGCTGCCCGCCCAGCCGGACCTCAGCCAAGGGGCACAGCCCCCTCCCGCTCTGGAGGCGCCCTGGAGGCCCACCCGGCCTGGCCCtctggaggggctggggctgccagtcTCGGGTGCCCGTCTCCACCCACCGCCTCTGCCCACTCCACGACACTGCTCCTTCACGTGCCTCTGCGGGTCTCTGTCCATCCCCGGTTTCTCTCGCCCTCACCTTCCCTGCCGGCCCCGCTctgcccccccagcccccaccctgcaCTGGGCTTGCGATGTCACCGCTTGGGGTCCCGGGACTCCGCCCCCCACAGATGTCCTGGAACTGGCGTAAGGTTATTTCGGGAGCTGGCGGCTCCCCTGGGCCTTTCCCAACAGTTCTGGTGAGCGCGTCCGCGGGGGTCAGCCCGAGCGGGCCGAGGACATGCGGCGGCCGGCCcgggcagggctgcagggagtGTGCTGTGGGGACTCGGTGACCGGCACTGACCTCCGCTGTCCCAGGCAGGGGCACCGGCTGGGCCTTCCCAGCTGTGCGGGGCCAGAGCTGCCCCAGAGGACGCTAGGGAGGGGGCAGCCCCAGACCAGCTCGGTCCCCAGCATGTAGGGGCCGCTGGACGCTCCTCACGTGGtgcagcccagcctggtgctccctCCGCTCACCGCTAAATGCCGCCTCACTATTTCCCGGCCCCCAGTGCTCCCAGGCTGCGGTGACGCCAGCCCCCATGCTGCTctgaccccagggcctttgcatctaCATCCCTCTGCCTCTCCTGAGCGGGCCTTTCTCAGCATGAGCTCTCGAGGCAGCAGCCACTTCCCCTCAGAGTTCTGCTCCAGCTGAAATAGCCCCCACCtctgaagagccgactcactggaaaagaccctgatgctgggaaagacagaaggcaaaaggagaagggggcggcagaggttgagatggttaaatagcatcactgactcagtggacatgaatctgagcaaactccaggagacagtggaggacaggggagcctggcgtgctgcaaatggctcaatcggtaaagaatccatctgcaatgcaggagacagaggagactcgtgtttgatcccggggttgggaagaccccctggaggaggaaatggttaacccactccagtattcttgtctgggaaatcccatggacagaggagcctgcgggctacagtccgtggggccgcaaagagtcagacacaattgggcAAGCATTCCTATTTAACCCAATACATACAAAATATTatcattctgttcagttcagttcagtcactcagccatgcccgactctttgtgaccccatgaatcgcagcacgccaggcctccctgtccatcaccaactcccagggtttactcaaactcatgtccatcgagtcggtgatgccatccagccatctcatcctctgtcgtccccttctcctcctgccctcaatctttcccaacatcagggttttttcaaataagtcatcaagtggccaaagtattggagtttcagctttagcatcagtccttccaatgaacatccagggctgatctcctttaggatggactggttggatctccttgcagtccaagggactctcaagagtcttctccaacaccacagttcaaaagcatcaatttttcggtgctcagctttcatcaccgtccaactctcacatccatacctgaccactggaaaaaccatagctttgactagatagatctttgtcggcaaaataatgtctctgctttttaatatactgtctaggttggtcatagcttttcttccaaggagcaagcatcttttaatttgatggctgcaatcaccatctgcagtgattctggagccccccaaaataaagtctatcactgtttccattttttccccatctatttgccatgaagtgatgggaccggatgccatgatcttagttttctgaatattgagttctaagccaactttttcactctcttttttcacttccaccaagacgctctttagttcttcttcaatttctgccataagggtggtgtcatctgcatatctgaggttattgatatttctcccggcaatcttgattccagcttgtgcttcatccagcccagtgtttctcatgatgtactctgcatacaagttaaataagcagggtgacaatatacagctttgaggtactcctttcctgatttggaaccagtctgtttttccatgtccagttctaactgttgcttcttgatccgcattcagatttctcaggaggcaggtcaggtggtctggtattcccatctcctgaagaattttccacagtttgttgtgatccacacagtcaaaggctttggcatagtcaataaagcagatgtttttctggaactctcctgctttttctatgatccaacagatgttggcaatttgatctctggttcctctgccttttctaaatccagcttgaacatgtggaagttcatggttcacgtactgttgaagccttgcttggacaattttgagcattacttggttagcatgtgaaatgagtgcaactgtgcagtagtttgagcattctttggcgttggaatgaaaactgatcttttccagtcctgtggccactgctgagttttccagttttgctggcatattgagtgcatcactttaacagcatcatcttttaggatttggaatagcgaTCTAAAAtcattaatgagatattttacaccatttctcTGCACTAAGTCTTGAAAATATAGTGTTTTTTAACACTCACATCTCAATTCACACATTTCAGGTGCTCAAAGGCTAAGTGCAGTCAGAGGCTATGGAACTGAACggtacagcttttttttttttttaatgctactgtcctattttacttttttcctagCACAAATCACTATCTAGAATGTTCCATGTATTTGTTGAGCTATTTATCATTTGTTGTGCTCTCCACAATGCCATGCAATAGGCACTCTGAACATGTTTGGGAGTGAGTGATGGGAGGCTACATGGGTCTGACTCACCCTCACCCGGGAGGGGTCACGGCCGCCGGGTCACAGAGCAGGTCACGGAGGTTTACTCTCTAGAGAGCGGGGGCTTGAACCCATGCCTGGTGTCCTGCATCCCCTTGAGCTGTTGCCATCTCTGCCCTGGTGCTGGGCATGGGGACTCTGGGTCCTTGAGGCGCCCACAGCCTCATCTTAGGCAGCTTTAGGGTCCCCCAGCCACTTCCCCATCTAATTGGATTTCCAGCTCTTCCGCCTTCAAATGGGGCTGCTGCTGGGTCTGTTTATAAACCCGGTGCAGcctgcttccctggcggctcccGGAGCCCAGAGCCCATCTGGAGGAGCCGTTACAGTCCCCCCTCCAGGCCAGATGTCCGCCGGTCTGTCCCGCCTGCCCAGCCCAGCTGGCCCCCAGCCTCTGTCCTGCCGCAGATAACTCACCTTGGCCTCTGTGCCCGGCCAGTGGCCACCACACCCAGACAGCCTTCCTGGCAGGCCCGTCTGGGCTGGTTGAGCTTCCTGCAAGATGGTGCCATCGTGGGATAACTCCTGACTGGTACTGGTCAAGGCCCAAGAGGCCCCAGGTCCCAGCCACATCCCACCCCGCCCAGTCCAGAGCCATTAGGGAACCCTCCCCCTCAGCCCCAGGACCCCAAGGCAGCACCGCCAAGGGCTTTGGGGGTCTCCTGAGCACATCCTTTGACAGGGCAGGGTCGTTCCCAGCGTGCCTCACCAGGGACCCATGCACGCGGCCCACAGCAGCCTCAGGCTCTccgtctgtgaaatgggaaggGAGGCCCGTGCCTAGCAGGGCTGTGAACAGACGTGAACTCACTTGGGGGACTGCAGAGGAGGGGGGCCCTTGTAACACACACAGAGCTGAGGAGCGCAGCTGTGGGAGCTGGGAAATGACAGAGGGAAGCTGGGCGGGGGGAGGCTCTGTCCTGCCTCCCAAATCCTGCCCCACTTCCGCAGGGCTGTGACTGAGGACAGCAGCTCCACCAGCAACCTGGGCTAGTGAGGTCTCCCCCTGAGTCCGGCTGCCACATCTATAAGCACGTGGTGAAACAGAGTGGGGGCCGGGCGCCCCCTCCTGGGGGCTGAGGCCTGACTGGGGTGGGCCTGCACCCCCTCCGGGAAGCCTGTCTGGGCAGGAGCCCACATTTGCTGACAGGAAGGGGGAAACCCCAGCCTTACCCCGACCAGCGTCGGGTCTCCGTTGCTCAATTGCCCAGAGCCCTCCCTCCGTGTCCCTTGCTTGGGTCAAGGCCAGCTTTGCGTCCGTGTCCGGCTGAGCTCACGGGCAAAGTTCATGGTCCCCCTTGGCAGCCTCAGGTGGGGAAACAGATTCTCAGGGAGGGGCAAGGACTGTCTGCGGTCAAGGGCAGGCAGGCCGGCTTCCACTTGCAGGGAAGGACTGGAGGGAAAGGCagggctttcctggcggctcagccATAAAGGAtcagcctgcagtgaaggagccgtaggagatgtgggtttgattcctggatcaggaagatcccctggaggagggaaaggcagcccacttgggtactcttccctggagaatcccatggacagaggagcctggtgggctagagtccatggggtttcaaagagtcggacacaactgaagcaacttggcacgtTCGCACGTGTGGAGTGAAAGctgtgggtggggaaggaggggtggCCCCAAGAGGGGAGACCTGCAGGGTCCCCACAAGAGAGAGGCCAGGCTGACGCCAAGTGTCCTTTGGGCCAACAGCCCGCCCCTGCCAGGGAGGAGGCGACATCAGACCTGGTAGCCCCCGCTTGGCACTGACTGGGGTAAAACCTTATCACCCTCCACGTGCCCCTGCATGAGCTGATTCTCTGGGCGATAAGAGACTCGGCGgaaagcaggggacacagacaATGGCCTGGCACTGGGTGGGCAGCTAGGCCAGGAACAATGCCAGCCCAGATGAGGGAGGCGACGGTGGTGCCTAGCAGGAAGGCCAGGGAGGGATGGATCTCAGCCAGGCAGCAGAGGTGGAGCGGGGAGGGCGCCTCCCGTCTCGGCCTTTCcctccccagggcctttgcacacactgttcccttttccagtaaCACCCTTCCCCGAGTGCCTTCTGTTCTAAGCTCAGTTccaatgtcacctcctccaggaagtctgccCAGACCAACTCATGTCAGTCCAGCTTCCCCCAGACACCACGATCCCTCCCCATATTTTCATCGTAATAATAATTCAGTCACGTGAAGCTGGACTTGTCCTTTAATGTTTGCCCCCTGCCTCAGACACTGGAAGTTCCCTGagggcaaaggccctgtggctctctgtctgtctgtcttgtgAACCACGGCTCAGGGCCCAGCACAGAGTAGGGCTCAGCTGACGTTTGCTGAGTGACTGCGCGGGCGTCTGGTTGTGATGGGGGGGTGTACCCCACCTGGCCGAGGGATGAGTGACGAGCACTGAGCTCACAGCGGGGGCTCAGCTGAGGCGTGACCGTGACCGTGCCAAGACGAGCAGGGTGCCCTGGATGTGGCTCTCGTGTCTCCCTTCCCTGAGCCTGGCCGCCAGCTGCCCCATGGCCGGAGCCCGAATATCCAGTGCAGGTGGCGCCGTTTGTAAACAGGCTGAGCTCCAGggcgtgtgtgctcactcagtcgtgtccgactctctgtgaccccacgggctgtagcccaccaaggctcccctgtccatgggactctccaggcaaggataccggagtggtttgccgggccctcctccaggggatcttccagacccagggatcgaacctgcgtctcctacagctcctgcgcggcaggcgggttctttacccgctgagccatcagggctcCAGGTGGACGGTGGTTACCACTATGCCACGGGGCAGGATCTCTCGTCCGGGTACCTCTGCACCAGGCCCGTGCCTGACGCCACCTGGCGATGGCGGCCCCAAGGCTGAGACGGGCCTCTGAGCCCAGCCTGCTGTCTGGGTGGATATCCTCCGTGGAACTGGGTGGAGACCCTGCTGCTCGCTCTGGAAACCAGCAGCCTGGGGCAAAACCGCACGtccgggagggggaggggctgcgTCTGGCCGCTCTGGCTGGGCGGGTCTGTTTGCTCCAGGCCCCAGCCCTGGCTGGCCAGAGACTCCAGGTGGGGGCAccgcccccggcccccggccccaCACCTCGGGGACCCCTGAGGACAGCTGGGGTCCGAGTTGGACTCCACGATGTTGGGTGCGCCTGCAGGGCTGCGCCAGCCCTGAGGGGCCTTCAGGGCCCCTGGCTGCCCGGCCACTCCTGGCTCCCACCCCATGTGGAGAGGTGCCAAAGCCACAGCGGCGGACGGGGGTGAGACCACAGGCCTGGCCGTGTGCGGGCCCACGCCAGGCACAGGTGTCATGGGGTGGGCGGAGGCCCAGAGCCTGCCTGGGCCCAGTTGGGCTTCATGAGGTCCCCAGGCTGGAGCGAACAGGCAGGCTCTCCACCCCGCCTGCTCCAGGTTCAGTGGCTACCTGCAGCACAGTCCCCAGAGCCCCCATATACGGGgaggctgaggctcagagtgggACAGGCCTGCGTGCATCAGGGGTCCTCCAGCTCCTCACTCAGGCCAGGGCTCCCGGCCACTGAGCCCCGGGGGCCCTCAGCCAGGCCCTCTGCTGACCTCAAAGCCAGGACACAACAGCCCAGGGCGCTGCATCCACCCCGGGCTACCCTCCCTGCTTGGGGAAGAGGCGGGGGCACAGATGGGGGTGTGTAGCTGGGAGGACTGCGCCCAGAGGCTACCAGCTCTGGGTCCCTGGAGGGCTGGAAGCCCGCTCGGGACCCCTGAGTGCATGCTCTGCCCACCCCGGCCCGTGCTGTCCCCAGAGTCCAGGCCCTGAGCGCCCCCTTGTGGCGGGGCCGGAGGCAGAACCGGGAGGTGCAGAGGCAGGAAGGGGCTTCATCTTCTCTGAGACCCTCGGGGAGGCAGGGGTCAGGGGTCTGCCGTGCTCGGACCCTAGGATGGCCCGGCCAGGTGGGGCCCTGGATGTGGGAGTCAGCAGGCTGATGTGTGAGCTGGGAGGCCATGGCAGGCGGCCTCACCTCCGCTGCCCAGGGCTGCCCCCTGCAGGCCCCGCcggccctgcccagccccccgCCTGCAGGGGAGGGTGAAGCTGGCGCATTCCCGGGGGGTCATGGCCACCTCCTCGTCCCTTCCCATTCATTACCACTACCTCCGCATCAAAATGACAGACACACACTTCTCACCAGCACAGAGGGAGGCCaggcgggacccagcagggggCGGAGGGAAGAATGACTCAGgggagtggggttgggggggctGGCAACCCTGCccccctggggccctggggggcCAGATAAACCCCGGCCCCTGCGAGGCTGGGCAGGGAAGAGCAGCAGCCCCAGGAGCCGCACACTCAGCCTCGCACACGACACCCCCATATCCAGCGTGCACATCATCACGTGCTGACTCCCCCCGCCACCTGGTCCCACACTCACCACACATCTGCACACTTGCACGCTCGCTGCCCACGCAATGCACGCCCCCACCGCCCACAGCAGCCCTGGGGATCTGTGCGTCCAGCCTGGCTCCTCTCTGCCTCGTCTCCCTGAACAGTCCGGCCAAGACTCCCCCTTGGCCGCCTGGAAAGCCTGGGGAGATACTGCCTGTCTCCCCCGCATGCTCCCCAAGGACCCCAGCCTGGCCTGCTCCGTGGTCAGCTGAGGGGGCTCAGGAGCAGGCCAggaggggtgtgggggtgtgggaatggccccccccaccccatccactGCCAGTGCCCTGGAATGCGCTGAGCGCAGCGGCCGGCCTAATCCGCCCTCCGCCCGCGGGGCGGCTgagcccctggagcagggcagccAGGGGAGGCCGGGCTGGACTGGGGGGCTTGAATCACCAGGCAGCCCGACTGCCCCAAAGTCCAGGGCACGGTGGGTAGGCCTCCTCTCTTGACCAGATGGGGGAGTCTGGGTCCCAGAGACCCTGGAGGCTGAGGCTGACTGGGAGGCTGCCTGGGCCACACCTTGCCTCTAAGAATGGAGGAGAAGTGCTTTCCTGGGGGTCTGGGGGTCCTCGGAAGTGGAGTGAAGCCTGAGAGCCAGGCAGGCCCCCGAGGAAAGGGGGTAGGGAGCGGGCCACCCTGTCCCGGAGCTGGCCTAGAGGACCTGCTGGTGGGGCTGGCAAGAGGCTGAGGGGGCAGGGAAGGCCGATGACCTCATCCCTGGGGTGGGGCCCCGCGCCCCCGCCCAGCCCAGCCGCTATATCCCCAGGCTGCGCTGCTCCCCACAGAAGCCGGAGAGATGGCCCTGCAGGTGAGTGAGACCTGGATTTGGGGAGCAGAGAGCAGGGCCCACTGGGGCCCCGCCAGCTATGCTCCCCCTCCCCAGAGACCCCCCAGCCAAGTGGGCATGTTGATCAAGGGGCTGGGGTCTGGGCGCGGGCCACAGGCTGTGGGGCTTCCTGGGGGAGGGCGTACCCCAGGGAGAGGAGGCCCGGGACACAGGCCCTCTGCCGCCCCTTTTGTCTGCAGTTTGAAGCCTTCCACGCGGGCGGCCTGGCCCCGGGCTGGAACCTGCTGGTGCAGGGACATTCTGACTCTGGAGAGGACCAGTAAGGGATGCGCCCTCCCCCTCACGGGTCCCCTCCTCGGCCTCTGCGGCTGACTGCCAGCCGCCCTCACCAACGCCATGGTGCCCCCCAGGTTTGAGATCAACTTCCTGTCTGAGACGGGCGACATCGTCTTCCACATCAAGCCCCGGTTCTCCAGCGCCACCATGGTGGCCAACACCTTCCAGGGCGGCCgctggggccaggaggaggtGTCCAGCATCTTCCCGCTGGTGCTCGGGGAGCCCTTTGAGGTGAGGGGCCGGGGTGAACCCCTGGAAGGTGGGGGAATCCGTGGGGCAGGAGGGGCAGGCccgtggggtggggcagggaggtggggggagggtctGTGGACTCACCAGGTCCACCCACTGCTTTGCGGGGTCTCAGTGAGGCGCCCCGTGCCCCGGGCTTCCAGCAGCCCTGCTGTCCCCGCTGGGGCTCTGGCTGAGTGGGGGGCTTATTGCAGATGCTTACAGGGGAGAGCCAGTTCAGGAGTCTCCCTGCTGGGTCTGGGGGCTGCAACCCCTGGCTGCCGGCTTACCCCTCTGAGGCGAGGGGAAGGGGCCCCCAGCTGGGGGCTCTGAACCCCTGAGGGGCGGGCCTGCAtgacgggggtggggggttcaCATGCTGCGGGGACCGCGGGCCGCCCGCCCCCGCTGGGCCTCCGGGGCTCAGAGCTGTCGGAGGTCACGCAGGGGCAGGACGCGGGCCCCAGGGCCACAGGTCCCTGGCCTCCCGCCCCCAGATGGAGGTCAGCTCGGACGCGGAGCACTTCCACGTCCACGCCCAGGAGCACAAAGTGCTGCAGTTCGCCCACCGCCACAGGCCGCTGGCCGCCATCACGAGGGTGCAGGTGCTCAGTGACCACCGCCTGGCCCAGGTGGAGCTGGCCCGGAAGGGCCTGAGCTGGGGGTAATGTTCCGCCCACGGGGCATCTTTATCCGGGATCCCACCCGCCCGGGAGGGGTCTGTGGGCTCGGTCCTCCCGCCCCGATCCTCTGCGAGCCTGTGGGCccgtgtggggggcggggggcggggctggaGCTCAGGCGGGGGTCCGATGCTTGCAGGGCCGGGGGCTACTGAGCTGTGTCAGAAGTCCCAGGATCGAGCCTTGGCCGTTGACCCTCCCACGTCCAGTGAAGCCCACTCTGGAGAAG encodes:
- the GRIFIN gene encoding grifin produces the protein MQALGGMREGHCLELSTFEAFHAGGLAPGWNLLVQGHSDSGEDQFEINFLSETGDIVFHIKPRFSSATMVANTFQGGRWGQEEVSSIFPLVLGEPFEMEVSSDAEHFHVHAQEHKVLQFAHRHRPLAAITRVQVLSDHRLAQVELARKGLSWGAGGY